Proteins found in one Lepisosteus oculatus isolate fLepOcu1 chromosome 22, fLepOcu1.hap2, whole genome shotgun sequence genomic segment:
- the dgcr6 gene encoding protein DGCR6, whose amino-acid sequence MADYPGIYDEPADSTRQQERHYHLLSQLQNLVKDLPSSFQQRLSYTMLSDLALALIDGTVFEIVQGLLEIQHLTERNLYNQRQKLHSEHRGLKQELVRKHKEALQSCKSHNLAVLRSSQQAEIEALEQRVKDEQRMMDEKIVAEMDQKVIDQQTTLEKAGVPGFYTTTSPQELTLQMNLLELILKLQQKESQSGSLFS is encoded by the exons ATGGCAGACTACCCTGGCATTTACGACGAACCGGCGGACTCCACCAGACAACAGGAAAGACATTAccacctcctgtcccagctgcAGAACCTCGTGAAAGATCTGCCGAG TTCATTCCAGCAGCGTCTGTCCTACACCATGCTGAGCGACCTGGCCTTGGCCCTGATTGACGGAACGGTGTTCGAGATCGTCCAGGGGCTGCTGGAGATCCAGCACCTGACGGAGAGGAACCTCTATAACCAGCGGCAGAAACTGCACAGTGAGCACAGAG GTCTCAAACAGGAATTAGTCCGGAAGCATAAGGAAGCCCTGCAGTCCTGCAAATCCCACAACCTGGCTGTGCTCCGATCCAGCCAGCAGGCAGAGATCGAG GCTCTGGAGCAGCGTGTTAAAGATGAACAGAGAATGATGGATGAGAAGATAGTGGCCGAGATGGATCAGAAAGTGATTGACCAGCAGACTACCTTGGAAAAAGCAGGTGTTCCTGGATTTTACACTACGACAAGCCCTCAG GAACTAACATTGCAAATGAACTTGCTGGAACTGATCCTCAAGCTCCAGCAGAAGGAGTCTCAGTCTGGAAGTTTGTTTTCAtga
- the slc7a4 gene encoding cationic amino acid transporter 4, whose product MVSPFRICAPAVRFCQKLNRLKTLEDDMMETSLKRCLSTVDLALLGVGGMVGSGLYVLTGTVAKDTAGPAVVISFLIAGIASLMAALCYAEFGARVPKTGSAYMFTYVSVGEIWAFLIGWNVVLEYMIGGAAVARAWSGYLDSIFNHTIKNFTETHIVHWNVPFIAHYPDLLAAGILLVATCFISFGAKVSSWLNHIFSAISMAVIVFILIFGFILAEPANWSKKEGGFAPFGISGIMAGTATCFYAFVGFDVIAASSEEAKNPQKAIPIATAVSLVLAASAYILVSMVLTLMVPWHSLNADSALSDAFYRRGYNWAGFIVAIGSICAMNTVLLSNLFSLPRIIYAMAEDGLFFQIFSRVNPVTKVPVIAIVVFGILMALLALIFDLEALVQFLSIGTLLAYTFVAASVIVLRFQPEKTSSSSTCSSGTNPEATTSESHPSAQDSGELKEYESFSDKLQLVEIQKKAKERKEPGQLKAAFEPYLKFLSNFEPGEVVAFSVLALMVCTLCLCAVLVFGNSHLDLPIWSFSMLVIIFGLGFLTSLALIWVHEPQHNTKTFQVPLVPLIPGLSILLNVFLMLKLSPMTWIRFSVWLAVGLVVYFGYGIWHSKENLRESKPRDVCARYVVLPSGSLVETVQAVQPEPQEPSRQISPSEEERGKR is encoded by the exons ATGGTGAGCCCATTTCGGATCTGCGCCCCGGCGGTACGCTTCTGTCAGAAGCTGAACCGGCTCAAGACCTTGGAGGATGACATGATGGAGACCTCCCTGAAGAGGTGCCTGTCCACTGTGGATCTGGCCCTGCTGGGGGTTGGGGGCATGGTGGGCTCGGGCCTGTATGTCCTGACTGGCACTGTGGCCAAAGATACTGCCGGGCCGGCTGTGGTCATCTCTTTCCTCATTGCTGGCATAGCCTCCTTGATGGCCGCCCTGTGCTATGCTGAGTTTGGTGCCCGGGTGCCAAAGACTGGATCTGCTTACATGTTCACCTACGTGTCTGTGGGCGAGATATGGGCCTTTTTGATTGGCTGGAACGTGGTTTTAGAGTACATGATTGGAGGAGCCGCTGTGGCACGGGCCTGGAGTGGCTACCTGGACTCCATTTTCAATCACACCATTAAGAACTTCACAGAGACCCATATTGTACACTGGAACGTGCCCTTCATCGCCCACTATCCCGACCTCTTGGCAGCTGGCATTCTCCTTGTGGCCACCTGCTTCATCTCCTTTGGCGCCAAAGTCTCCTCGTGGCTCAACCACATCTTCTCGGCTATCAGCATGGCCGTCATCGTTTTCATCCTCATCTTTGGCTTCATCCTGGCCGAGCCGGCCAACTGGAGCAAGAAGGAGGGTGGTTTTGCTCCTTTTGGCATTTCAGGGATCATGGCTGGCACGGCAACCTGCTTCTACGCCTTTGTTGGGTTTGACGTGATTGCCGCCTCGAGCGAAGAGGCGAAGAACCCGCAGAAGGCCATCCCCATAGCAACGGCGGTGTCACTGGTCCTGGCAGCTTCCGCCTACATCCTGGTCTCGATGGTTCTCACCCTGATGGTGCCCTGGCACTCCCTGAATGCCGACTCTGCCCTGTCTGACGCCTTCTACCGGCGGGGGTACAACTGGGCGGGCTTCATTGTGGCCATTGGGTCAATCTGTG CCATGAACACAGTCCTTCTCAGCAATCTCTTCTCCCTCCCCCGCATCATCTATGCCATGGCAGAAGATGGCCTCTTCTTCCAGATCTTCTCCAGGGTCAACCCTGTGACGAAGGTGCCTGTGATCGCCATTGTGGTGTTTGGGATCCTCATGGCGTTGCTGGCACTCATCTTCGACCTGGAAGCACTAGTCCAGTTTCTGTCCATCGGGACTCTTTTGGCCTACACCTTTGTGGCAGCCAGCGTGATCGTGCTGAGGTTTCAGCCTGAGAAAACCAGCTCCTCTTCCACCTGCAGCTCGGGCACCAACCCAGAAGCCACAACGTCCGAGTCCCACCCCTCAGCCCAGGACAGCGGGGAACTTAAAGAGTACGAATCCTTCTCTGACAAGCTGCAGCTGGTGGAAATACAGAAGAAGGCCAAGGAGCGCAAAGAACCTGGGCAGCTGAAGGCAGCCTTTGAACCTTACCTGAAGTTCCTTAGCAACTTTGAACCGGGGGAGGTGGTGGCCTTCTCAGTCCTGGCTCTGATGGTGTGCACATTGTGCCTATGTGCCGTTCTGGTTTTTGGCAACAGCCACCTGGATCTGCCCATCTGGAGCTTCTCCATGCTAGTCATCATCTTCGGGTTAGGTTTCCTCACCAGCCTGGCTCTAATCTGGGTCCACGagccacaacacaacacaaagaCGTTCCAG GTGCCCTTGGTGCCCTTGATTCCTGGCTTGAGTATCTTGCTGAACGTGTTCCTCATGCTGAAGCTCAGCCCCATGACTTGGATCCGGTTCTCCGTCTGGCTGGCTGTGG GGCTGGTGGTCTACTTCGGCTACGGCATCTGGCACAGCAAGGAGAACCTGCGGGAGTCCAAGCCGCGCGACGTCTGCGCCCGCTACGTGGTGCTGCCCAGCGGCAGCCTGGTAGAGACTGTGCAGGCCGTGCAGCCAGAGCCCCAGGAGCCCAGCAGGCAGATATCCCCCTCAGAGGAGGAGCGGGGCAAGAGATGA